GATGGATGAGGTCCAGTCGATGCTCAACCGCCAGGTCGCGATGTTCCTGATCGGCGGCGCCGTCGCTGCCATCGCACTGATCTTCTACCGCCAGCGCAAGGGCTGGGCGCGCATCCTCGGCATGTTCATCTCGGGCCTCGCCGGCATCATGTTCCTCATGCAGGTGATCCAGGGCGGCCTCAACATCTTCGCCCTGCTGCTGACCGTCGCTGGCATCGGTGCGTTCTACTTCCTGATGAAGGGCCGCCTCGATGAGGGCCCGCCGCAACGCATGGGCTTCGGCAACATGTTCAGCCCGCGACGTCAGCGACCGGAGCAGTAGCTCGTGGCGACCGCGCTCGTCACCGGCGCATCGTCCGGACTGGGCGCCGAGTACGCCGACCAGCTCGGCGCGCTTGGCTACGACGTGGTGCTCACCGGTCGCGACGAGCGGGCGCTGGACGAGGTCGCTGAGCGAGTTCGCGCCAACGGGGTAAATGCCGACGTACTCGTCGCCGACCTGACCACCGAAGACGGCCTCGCTGCGGTCGAGGACGCCATCGTCGAGCGCGACGTGAGCATGTTGGTCAACAATGCCGGCAGCGGTACGCCGGGACACTTCCTGCGTGCCGATCCCGAGGTCGAGCAGCGGATGCTCGAGCTCAACGTGACTGCCGTGATGCGGCTGTGCCGGGCTGCGATCCCGGGCATGCAGCGGCGCGGGCGCGGCGAGATCATCAACGTCGCGTCGGTTGCGGCGTTCGTGCCCAGCGACACCGGGCCGGGGTACGCCGCGAGCAAGTCGTACGTCGTCATGCTGACCGAGTCGCTTGCCACCGCGCTGGCCGGAAGCCGGGTGCGCATGATGGCGGTGTGCCCGGGTTTCGTGCGCACCGACTTCCACCGGCGCATCGACATGGACACCTCATGGATCCCGGGCTGGGCGTGGCTTGAGCCGGCCCAGGTGGTCCGCGAGTCCCTTCGCGACCTCGCCCGTGGGCGCACTCGCAGCGTGCCCTCGGCCCGCTACAAGGTCGCGATGGGCCTGGCCGCAATCACACCGAGACCTCTGCTGCGGCGCGTTATTGCCGCGTCTAGCGGCCACGTCGACCGCGCGTAAAGCGCTCTCACCTGCAGTTTTGCGGGCGGCTCAAGCGCGGAAGAAATGAAATCGTCCAGATAGGTCACAGGCGATTGTCACGGACAGATCACGACTGTATTGTTGTCCGGGTCTGTGAACGAGTCGCCTGACAGGGGGCGGCGCACAGAGACTGTCGAGCATGACGGGGGCCGTTCCGGCTGCCACTAACGAACCCGGCTCGACGGCCAACCGAGAAGGAGAGCGGCCTCGCTTATGGCGCCCTCGAAAAAGCACATCGTCGCGGCAGCGGCAGCAGGAATCATCACCGCGACTCTCGCCGTAGCTCCGGCAAACGCCGAGCCATCATCGGCACCGGCTAGTCCCACCACTGAGCAGTCGACCGACGAGCTCGCCAAGCAGATCACCGACAAGCAGCACGAGCTTGCCAACGTCAACGAGGAATACCTCGTCGCGCAAGAAGACCTCGCTGCCAAGACCGAGGCACAGAAGACCGCCCAGGCTGAGGTCGAGGGCGCGCAGGCTGGCCTGGAGACCGCCAAGGCGCAGGTCGCCGCGATGGGCGTCGAGGCCTACAAGTCCGGCTCGCTGCCGACCACGATCTACCTGCTGTCCGGCGAGTCGCCGCAGGAGTTCATCGACCGCGCCAACTCCCAGCAGTACGTCGATGCCTACCACGACCAGCGCCTGCAGGCTCTCGATGCCGCGCAGGCCAGCAGCCAGCAGGTCAAGGACCAGGCCGACCAGGCCAAGACCGCTGCTGAGCAGGCCGAGGCCACCCTCGCCGACAAGAAGTCCACTCTCGAAGACGAGATCCCGAAGCTGCAGGAGACGCTGGACAACCTCAACGCCGAGCAGCAGGCCGCGCTGGAGCAGTACCAGCAGCAGCAGATCGCTGCCGAAGCCGCGGCCAACGAGGCGGCCAACGGCCCGACCGGTGAAGCCGCCCCGAGCTCGGCTCCCTCGCCGGCATCGGCCCCCGCGAGCAACCCGGCGCCGCAGGCGGCATCCGGCTCGATCCAGGCCATGATCGACTGGGCGATGGCCCAGCAGGGCAAGCCCTACCAGTGGGGCGCGACCGGGCCCAACAGCTTTGACTGCTCGGGCTTCACGATGATGGCCTTCAAGCAGATCGGCATCAGCATTCCGCGCACCTCCGGCGCCCAGGCCGGCACCGGCACCGCGGTTCCGATGAGCGCGCTGCAGCCCGGCGACCTGCTCTACGGCCCCGGCCACGTCGGCCTCTACATCG
The nucleotide sequence above comes from Epidermidibacterium keratini. Encoded proteins:
- a CDS encoding SDR family NAD(P)-dependent oxidoreductase — its product is MATALVTGASSGLGAEYADQLGALGYDVVLTGRDERALDEVAERVRANGVNADVLVADLTTEDGLAAVEDAIVERDVSMLVNNAGSGTPGHFLRADPEVEQRMLELNVTAVMRLCRAAIPGMQRRGRGEIINVASVAAFVPSDTGPGYAASKSYVVMLTESLATALAGSRVRMMAVCPGFVRTDFHRRIDMDTSWIPGWAWLEPAQVVRESLRDLARGRTRSVPSARYKVAMGLAAITPRPLLRRVIAASSGHVDRA
- a CDS encoding C40 family peptidase, which codes for MAPSKKHIVAAAAAGIITATLAVAPANAEPSSAPASPTTEQSTDELAKQITDKQHELANVNEEYLVAQEDLAAKTEAQKTAQAEVEGAQAGLETAKAQVAAMGVEAYKSGSLPTTIYLLSGESPQEFIDRANSQQYVDAYHDQRLQALDAAQASSQQVKDQADQAKTAAEQAEATLADKKSTLEDEIPKLQETLDNLNAEQQAALEQYQQQQIAAEAAANEAANGPTGEAAPSSAPSPASAPASNPAPQAASGSIQAMIDWAMAQQGKPYQWGATGPNSFDCSGFTMMAFKQIGISIPRTSGAQAGTGTAVPMSALQPGDLLYGPGHVGLYIGNGTAVHAPTSGQSVTTITASYFKGARRIA